Proteins co-encoded in one Spirosoma endbachense genomic window:
- a CDS encoding nuclear transport factor 2 family protein — MANHPNLDLIHTFFQAYATNDQPAIEQILSPAIRWHIPGNHPLSGVKNGIAEVMAYFSQLSKAAFQASPIVMGVNDHFVIDCHQNWSSLEGDHNLNSMSCLLWKIDEGKIVDVYNFPEDQHKVDAFFQAVYGD; from the coding sequence ATGGCAAACCATCCTAATCTCGACCTTATTCATACATTTTTTCAGGCTTACGCAACCAACGATCAGCCAGCCATTGAACAAATTCTTTCGCCTGCTATTCGGTGGCATATTCCTGGAAATCACCCGTTAAGCGGTGTGAAAAACGGCATTGCCGAGGTTATGGCCTATTTTTCTCAATTAAGTAAGGCTGCTTTTCAGGCCAGCCCCATTGTGATGGGGGTAAATGATCACTTTGTCATTGACTGTCACCAGAACTGGAGTTCGCTGGAGGGCGACCATAACCTGAATTCAATGTCGTGCCTGCTCTGGAAAATTGACGAAGGTAAGATTGTTGACGTGTATAATTTTCCTGAAGATCAGCACAAGGTGGATGCATTCTTTCAAGCCGTTTATGGCGATTAA
- a CDS encoding helix-turn-helix domain-containing protein, producing MSRQFVSCSSIIDQTTSPFVIYHQQLGCFHSDWHQHAWGQLIYAEKGCVHLTCVGKTILLPGWYGAWIPADTYHKIWSDSVQLHMRAICFPVSPVNNSLNNQLSVFPVSALLREMIRYTEKWSQSDQEELPVNTFLQAIQNLLPEEIKKAIPVCLPSTQHEKLAQVIDYLQLHLSEKVSIQQIARHFGLSVRTLTRLFTQQLGTSFSSFCKIARIMKALELIETGHDNVSQLADLVGYESLSTFSNNFLEICGNRPLHFIQAKKR from the coding sequence ATGAGTAGACAATTTGTAAGCTGTTCCTCAATTATTGACCAGACAACCAGCCCGTTCGTTATCTATCATCAGCAACTGGGTTGTTTTCATTCCGATTGGCATCAGCATGCCTGGGGCCAACTGATCTATGCCGAAAAGGGTTGTGTCCACCTAACCTGCGTGGGAAAAACCATATTACTTCCTGGCTGGTATGGCGCCTGGATTCCGGCCGATACGTACCATAAAATCTGGTCGGACAGTGTTCAGCTACACATGCGGGCGATCTGCTTCCCGGTATCGCCTGTCAATAATTCGCTGAACAATCAGCTTTCCGTGTTTCCTGTTTCGGCTTTGCTTCGGGAAATGATCCGTTATACCGAAAAATGGAGCCAGAGCGATCAGGAGGAGCTGCCAGTCAATACGTTTTTGCAGGCGATTCAGAATCTGCTGCCGGAAGAGATCAAGAAGGCAATACCTGTTTGTTTGCCTTCTACCCAGCATGAGAAGCTAGCTCAGGTCATCGACTACCTACAGTTGCATCTGTCCGAAAAAGTCAGCATCCAGCAGATAGCCAGGCATTTTGGGTTATCGGTCCGCACGTTAACCCGGCTATTTACGCAGCAACTGGGTACTTCCTTTTCGAGCTTCTGCAAAATAGCCCGAATCATGAAAGCATTGGAGTTGATTGAAACGGGTCATGACAACGTTTCGCAATTAGCCGATCTTGTCGGGTACGAAAGCCTGTCTACCTTTAGCAACAATTTTCTGGAAATTTGCGGCAACCGCCCTTTGCATTTCATTCAGGCAAAAAAACGTTAA
- a CDS encoding S8 family peptidase, with the protein MRRLLPFATLINVALVGVSLFGCQTDSTLEPTGFSADCLVKASSNNGVAIAGSYIVTYQPTESLPTAPGARIAAAEASAEQFLTHYQVADAQVDVLGSGEQTSFLAHLTTSELERVRLDPTVASIEQDRIMSICNCVDVQTTSTLLWNIRQTGYGRGDLQTTKTAWIIDTGIDLDHPDLNVDTERSRSFVSGQTSADDENGHGTHVAGIIGAKNNNVGITGVASGARLVALRVLDDDGEGRLSGIIQAVNYVTQNGKAGDVVNMSLGGEGISTTLENAILKAANAGILFAIAAGNDSKNSDNYSPARVNHANVFTVSAMSQTNQFASFSNFGNSVDVCAYGVRITSTYKDGKYATLSGTSMAAPHVAGLLFIRGNNLPTHGTVQGDPDGTPDPMAGE; encoded by the coding sequence ATGCGACGTTTACTCCCGTTTGCGACACTCATCAATGTCGCTCTTGTTGGCGTTAGTTTATTCGGTTGCCAGACTGATAGTACACTGGAACCGACCGGCTTTTCGGCCGACTGTCTGGTTAAAGCTTCTTCGAATAATGGGGTGGCAATTGCCGGTTCTTACATTGTTACATATCAGCCGACAGAATCACTGCCCACGGCACCCGGTGCTCGAATCGCAGCCGCCGAAGCCTCAGCCGAACAATTCCTGACTCACTATCAGGTAGCCGATGCTCAGGTCGATGTGCTGGGATCGGGCGAACAGACTAGTTTTCTGGCCCATCTGACGACCAGCGAACTGGAACGGGTACGACTGGACCCGACGGTAGCGTCGATTGAGCAAGACCGGATCATGTCTATTTGCAATTGTGTGGATGTGCAGACAACGTCGACACTGCTCTGGAACATTCGGCAGACCGGCTATGGGCGTGGTGATCTGCAAACGACCAAAACAGCCTGGATTATCGATACCGGCATTGATCTGGATCATCCGGATCTGAATGTCGATACGGAGCGTAGTAGATCATTTGTGAGCGGACAAACATCGGCCGATGATGAGAACGGCCACGGCACGCATGTTGCCGGGATCATTGGTGCGAAGAACAATAACGTTGGTATAACGGGCGTGGCTTCCGGCGCGCGTCTGGTTGCGCTGCGGGTTCTTGACGATGATGGAGAAGGCCGTTTATCGGGGATCATTCAGGCGGTGAACTATGTGACGCAAAACGGCAAGGCAGGCGATGTGGTCAATATGAGCCTGGGAGGTGAGGGGATTTCGACTACGCTGGAAAACGCCATTCTGAAGGCAGCTAATGCCGGTATTCTGTTTGCGATTGCTGCTGGCAATGACAGTAAAAACAGCGACAATTATTCGCCGGCACGTGTCAATCATGCCAATGTCTTTACTGTATCGGCAATGAGTCAGACGAACCAGTTCGCTTCGTTTTCCAATTTTGGCAACAGCGTAGATGTCTGCGCCTATGGTGTACGGATCACATCGACCTATAAAGATGGAAAGTACGCAACGTTGAGTGGTACGTCGATGGCGGCCCCTCACGTAGCAGGGTTATTATTTATTCGGGGAAATAATCTGCCAACGCACGGCACTGTTCAGGGCGATCCGGATGGAACCCCCGATCCAATGGCGGGAGAATAA